In Gadus morhua chromosome 9, gadMor3.0, whole genome shotgun sequence, the sequence CACATATGTTAAGAATGGCTTATATGAACATTAATCAATTATTAATGTAAAATATGTGGTTGTTTTCTTCAGGGCTTAGGAACTGACGAGGAGACACTCATTGAGATTGTGTGTTCCCGTAGCAAAGCAGAGATGCTGGAGATCAAGAGAGTGTACAAGGAGTGTAAGTACTACCAAGTGTAACTACTACTCTTCAAGTAGGGATTCACTAGAATCcttggaccacacacacacacacacacacacacacacacacacacacacacacacacacacacacacacacacacacacacacacacactccgctcTGCTTAACCAACACTCCCATATCCCTTCACAGTTCAACTCTTGTTCTCCTTCTGAATTTGAATTCCCTCACACACGCGTTAACATCTTCTGAACCCTGCTCTGTACAGTGTTCAAGAAGGACCTGGACAAGGACGTGGCCGGGGACACGTCTGGAAACTTCGCCAAGCTGCTCCTGGCCCTCGTGGAGGTAAGGAGGTGCGCTGGGACCCCTGGTGGGGCCCCCGGTAGGACCTGACGGCTCACAGTCCCCTGTCAGGCAGCTAAACCGGACGCTCCCTTCTCTCTCGTGTGTTGAGCAGGGCCAGAGGGCGGACCCGTCCAGCATCGTGGACTACCAGAAGATAGACGACGACGCCAGGGTGAGTTCAGCTGGATCTGAGAACATGAACGGCTAAAACGAATCCGCTTCAAGAAACGTTTGAAGTGTCCCACCATTTTCAGGGTTATTTTTTTGATGTGCTACAGAATTGTCAATATTGATGTCTATGTCACTAAATGAGTCTGTAAAACGGTCCTTTTATCCATCTCAATGAAACGGTGTGTGCAGGCTCTCTACGAAGCCGGGGTGAAGAGAAAAGGAACGGATGTAGCTTGCTGGATATCCATCCTCTCTGAGAGGAGTGCGCCCCATCTACAGAAAGGTATGCTACTCCTCTTCTCTTGTGTTGgtcttgtgtctgtgtttttaacCGGAGCGACACTTAGTTAAATATATGATGCAAAAGCTGTTTCCTTAGTAAAAGTCTGAGGTAAAATGAATAGATCACCatagctcagtgtgtgtgtgtgtgtgtgtgtgtgtgtttgtgtgtgtttcagtgttccAGAAGTACAAGAGCTACAGCCCATACGACATGCAGGAGAGCATCCGCAAGGAGGTCAAAGGTGACCTGGAGAAGTCCTTCCTTACGCTAGGTATGCCAACCTCGCCTACCACAGCTGCCAAAACATGTTCTGGAATATCTCAATGGATCATACTTGGGCTTCTTGCtgcatgttttgtgttttttttcagtgttgaaCCACAATGACGTCTTTGTGTAACTGTTGTCTGCTGTTTCTATTGTAGTGGACTGCCTGGAAAACAAGCAGCTGTACTTTGCCAGCAGACTCAACGACGCCATGAAGGTAAATactgtcctcccccctccctccctgcagtGCTTTATTTAAGCCCCACACTTTTTGGGAAAGGATTATATTTAAATCTAAAAACGAGATAAATGTACGTTCCTGCAGGAACTGAGCAGAATGTGCTTTGTCCGATGTAAGCTCCGTGCTCTTCTGAtcccctctttcccccctcccccccccctctcagtgcAAAGGGGCGAAGGAGAAGGTTCTGACCCGGATCATGGTGTCGCGCTGTGAGGTGGACCTCAGGAAGATCCGTGGGGAATACAAGACCCAATACGGAGAGTCTCTGCACAAGACCATTTTCGTGAGTATGAACAACAATCCACCAAGTGTTTCCAGACCACCATACACGCTTAAGAGTC encodes:
- the LOC115550677 gene encoding annexin A2, with product MVFNNHTQFTEEPGLYSCFTSLVGTKHRTIKMAMVSEFLGQLSLNAATVDPTYPALVPFKDFDPGTDAARIETAIKTKGVDESTIIDILTKRTYSQRREIAFAYEKRAKKEMIPALKDALSGSLESVILGLMKSTAQYDASVIRGSIKGLGTDEETLIEIVCSRSKAEMLEIKRVYKELFKKDLDKDVAGDTSGNFAKLLLALVEGQRADPSSIVDYQKIDDDARALYEAGVKRKGTDVACWISILSERSAPHLQKVFQKYKSYSPYDMQESIRKEVKGDLEKSFLTLVDCLENKQLYFASRLNDAMKCKGAKEKVLTRIMVSRCEVDLRKIRGEYKTQYGESLHKTIFEHTKGDYQRALLSLCGGDD